Proteins encoded in a region of the Pelmatolapia mariae isolate MD_Pm_ZW linkage group LG6, Pm_UMD_F_2, whole genome shotgun sequence genome:
- the htt gene encoding huntingtin isoform X6 has translation MATMEKLMKAFESLKSFQQQQGPPTAEELAQRQKKEQAATKKDRVTHCLTICENIVAQSLRTSPEFQKLLGIAMEMFLLCSDDSESDVRMVADECLNKIIKALMDSNLPRLQLELYKEIKKNGASRSLRAALWRFAELAHLIRPQKCRPYLVNLLPCLTRITKRQEETVQETLATAMPKIMSALGHFANDGEIKVLLKAFVANLKSSSPTIRRTAASSAVSVCQHSRRTSYFYTWLLNVLLGLLVPVDDEHPSHLILGVLLTLRYLMPLLQQHVNSTSLKGSFGVMRKEADVQPTPEQLLQVYELTLHYTQHWDHNVVTAALELLQQVFRTPPPELLHMLITAGSIPHATVFRQDTENRSRSGSILEFIAGGGSSCSPLLLRKQRGKMLSGEEDGLEDDPERTEVTTGAFTASVVGADGSSAAQVDIITEQPRSSQHALQPGDSVDLSASSEQGGGGAGTSTSGTPESPNDNEEEMLSRSSSGGANVTPETADYTTPENATPEGGPLGESGTLLGTNDRSLPPSDSSQTTTEGPDSAVTPSDVAELVLDGSESQYSGMQIGTLQDEEDEGTAPSSQEPQEPFLQSALALSKPHLFDGRGHNRQGSDSSVDRFIPKDEPAEPEPDNKPSRIKGPIGHYTDQCAEPLVHCVRLLAASFLLTGQKNGLIPDKEVRVSVKALALSCVGAAAALHPEAFFNSLYLEPLDGVPVVEQQYISDVLGLIDHGDPQIRGATAILCAAIIQAALTKTRFNIHTWLASVQSATGNPLSLVDLVPLLQKTLKDESSVTCKMACSAVRHCITTICSSTLSELGLQLVIDLFALKDSSYWLVRTELLETLAELDFRLVNFLERKTETLHKGDHHYTGRLRLQDRVLNDVVIHLLGDDDPRVRHVAASAVSRLVSRLFYDCDQGQVDPVVAIARDQSSVYLQLLMHETQPPSQFTVSTITRTYRGYNMSNTISDVTLENNLSRVVAAVSHALTSSTSRALTFGCCEALCLLASNFPVGNWSTGWHCGYVSSNSNFSSRSSLNRSRGRTLSLSQPSSAPASSTTSSAPDAERRTLTVGIANTVLSLLSSAWFPLDLSAHQDALLLSGNLIAAVAPKCMRNPWVGEEEGSSGTSSGGPSKLEEPWAALSERSLVVMVEQLFSHLLKVLNICAHVLDDTPPGPAMKATLPSLSNTPSLSPIRRKGKEKEVAEPSATPMSPKKGSEANTGRPTDSTGSTTVNKSTTLGNFYHLPPYLKLYDVLKATHANYKVTLDLHSSQEKFGSFLRATLDVLSQLLELATLHDIGKCVEEILGYLKSCFSREPTMATVCVQQLLKTLFGTNLASQYEGVLSGPSRSQGKALRLGSSSLRPGLYHYCFMAPYTHFTQALADASLRNMVQAEQEQDTSGWFDVMQKASNQLRSSITNAARHRGDKNAIHNHIRLFEPLVIKALKQYTTSTSVALQRQVLDLLAQLVQLRVNYCLLDSDQVFIGFVLKQFEYIEVGQFRDSEAIIPNIFFFLVLLSYERYHSKQIISIPKIIQLCDGIMASGRKAVTHAIPALQPIVHDLFVLRGSNKADAGKELDTQKEVVVSMLLRLVQYHQVLEMFILVLQQCHKENEDKWKRLSRQIADVILPMIAKQQMHLDSPEALGVLNTLFETVAPSSLRPVDMLLKSMFTIPATMASVATVQLWVSGILAVLRVLVSQSTEDIVLSRVHELALSPNLLSCHAIRRLHQHSPSPNDPPAADTICKQETNGETQKAPPEETFARFLLQLVGVLLDDISTRQVKVEITEQQHTFYCQQLGTLLMCLIHVFKSGMFRRITAAASRLLKGESGQTATEANLFYPLESLNSMVQCLITTHPSLVLLWCQVLLIINYTNYSWWAEVHQTPRRHSLSSTKLLSPHSSGEGEEDKPESQLAMVNREIVRRGAVILFCDYVCQNLHDSEHLTWLIVNHVRDLISLSHEPPVQDFISAVHRNSAASGLFIQAIQSRCDNLTTPTMLKKTLQCLEGIHLSQSGSLLMLYVDKLLNTPFRVLARMVDTLACRRVEMLLAETLQNSIAQLPVEELDRIQEYLQNSGLAQRHQRFYSLLDRFRATVVDTSSPTPPVTSHPLDGDPPPAPELVIADKEWYVALVKSQCCLRGDVSLLETTELLTKLPPADLFSVMSCKEFNLSLLCPCLSMGMQRLARGQGSLLLETALQVTLEQLAGVTGSLPAPHQSFLPPSQPQPYWDQLGDVYDEPGFYPRVLSLCRALSQYLLSVSQLPSSLHIPSDKEHLITTFTCTATEVVVWRLLQDRLPLSVDLQWALSSLCLALQQPCVWNKLSTPEYTTHTCSLIYCLRLIIVAVAVSPGDQLLHQEKKMAKGEKDDGDQVDAAHADHMCEWQACEIMAELVEGLPSILSLGHRRNSILPTFLTPTLRNIVISLSRLPLVNSYTRVPPLVWKLGWSPQPGGEFGTTLPEIPVDFLQEKDVFREFLYRINTLGWSSRTQFEETWATLLGVLVTQPITKDQEEDPQQEEDLERTQLNVLAVQAITSLVLSAMTLPTPGNPAVSCLEQQPRNKSLKALETRFGRKLAVIRGEVEREIQALVSKRDNVHTYHPYHAWDPVPSLSAASPAGTLISHEKLLLQINTEREMGNMEYKLGQVSIHSVWLGNNITPLREEEWGEDEEDEADTPAPTSPPLSPINSRKHRAGVDIHSCSQFLLELYSQWLIPSSPSNRRTPTILVSEVVRSLLAVSDLFTERNQFDMMFSTLMELQKHHPPEDEILNQYLVPAICKAAAVLGMDKVIAEPVCRLLETTLRSTHLPSRMGALHGVLYVLECDLLDDTAKQLIPTVSEYLLSNLKAVAHCVNLHNQQHVLVMCAVAFYMMENYPLDVGAEFMAGIIQLCGVMVSASEDSTPSIIYHCVLRGLERLLLSEQLSRMDGEALVKLSVDRVNMPSPHRAMAALGLMLTCMYTAVLTSGSDVTGVRGQVDSAVSEAVGVTAGHVGFSSGKEKASPASRPAHSDPQAPDSESIIVAMERVSVLFDRIRKGLPSEARVVSRILPQFLDDFFPPQDVMNKVIGEFLSNQQPYPQFMATVVYKVFQTLHATGQSSMVRDWVLLSLSNFTQRTPVAMAMWSLSCFFVSASTSQWISALLPHVISRMGSSEVVDVNLFCLVAMDFYRHQIDEELDRRAFQSVFETVASPGSPYYQLLGCLQSVHQDTSL, from the exons atggccaccatggagAAATTGATGAAGGCCTTTGAGTCTCTGAAGTCattccagcagcagcagggaccACCGACCGCCGAGGAGCTCGCTCAGAGGCA AAAAAAGGAGCAAGCTGCCACAAAGAAGGACAGGGTGACCCACTGTCTGACAATATGTGAAAACATTGTGGCTCAGTCACTGAG AACATCTCCAGAGTTTCAGAAACTGCTTGGCATCGCCATGGAAATGTTCCTGCTCTGCAGCGATGACAGTGAATCAGATGTTCGGATGGTAGCCGATGAGTGCCTGAACAAAATAATCAAA GCACTGATGGACTCCAACTTGCCTAGACTGCAGCTGGAATTgtacaaagaaattaaaaag AATGGTGCCTCTCGGAGTCTGAGGGCAGCTTTATGGAGGTTTGCTGAGCTTGCCCACCTCATCAGACCGCAGAAATGCAG ACCTTACCTGGTCAACCTGTTGCCGTGCCTCACCAGAATCACAAAGCGGCAGGAAGAGACTGTGCAGGAGACACTTGCTACAGCAATGCCCAAGATCATGTCTGCCCTGGGACACTTTGCCAATGATGGTGAAATCAAG GTGCTGCTGAAGGCATTTGTGGCTAATCTGAAGTCCAGCTCCCCAACCATTAGACGGACAGCAGCcagttcagctgttagtgtttgCCAGCACTCCAGACGCACCAGCTACTTCTACACCTGGCTCCTTAATGTGCTTCTGG GTCTGTTGGTTCCGGTGGATGATGAACACCCCAGCCATCTAATACTGGGGGTGCTGCTAACCCTTCGTTACCTGATGCCTCTGCTGCAGCAGCATGTCAACTCCACTAGTCTTAAAGGAAGCTTTGGTGTCATGAGAAAGGAAGCTGATGTACAGCCAACACCTGAACAactgctgcag GTGTATGAGCTAACCCTACACTACACACAGCACTGGGATCACAATGTGGTCACAGCTGCTCTGGAGCTGCTGCAGCAGGTCTTCAGGACTCCCCCACCAGAGCTTCTGCATATGCTCATTACTGCTGGTAGCATCCCACATGCCACCGTTTTTCGTCAGGACACTGAGAACCGCTCACGTTCTGGCAGCATCCTTGAATTCATTG CGGGGGGAGGGTCTTCCTGCAGTCCACTCCTTCTCAGGAAACAGAGAG GTAAAATGCTCTCTGGAGAGGAGGATGGGTTGGAGGATGACCCTGAGAGGACTGAGGTCACTACTGGTGCTTTCACAG CATCAGTTGTTGGTGCAGACGGCTCCTCTGCAGCCCAGGTGGACATCATCACTGAACAGCCTCGGTCTTCCCAGCATGCTCTGCAGCCTGGTGATTCTGTGGACCTCAGTGCCTCCTCAGAACAGGGTGGTGGCGGAGCTGGGACATCTACGTCAGGCACTCCAGAGTCGCCCAATGACAACGAGGAGGAAATGCTGAGTCGGAGCTCCAGTGGTGGGGCAAATGTTACCCCAGAGACTGCTGACTACACCACCCCAGAGAATGCGACTCCAGAGGGAGGGCCTCTAGGAGAAAGTGGGACACTGCTAGGCACTAATGATCGCTCGCTTCCACCCAGCGACTCCTCCCAAACCACCACAGAGGGACCGGACTCAGCTGTCACCCCTTCGGATGTAGCAGAACTG GTACTGGATGGCAGTGAGAGTCAGTACTCTGGAATGCAGATTGGAACACTACAGGATGAAGAAGATGAAGGAACAGCACCTTCCTCCCAAGAACCCCAAGAACCATTCCTGCAGTCAGCACTTG CTCTTAGCAAGCCTCATCTCTTCGACGGCCGCGGTCACAACCGGCAGGGTTCAGACAGCAGTGTGGACCGTTTCATACCAAAGGATGAACCTGCTGAACCCGAGCCCGATAATAAG CCATCACGCATAAAAGGTCCAATTGGGCACTATACAGACCAGTGTGCGGAGCCTCTAGTGCACTGTGTCCGACTTCTTGCTGCTTCCTTCCTACTAACAGGACAAAAAAATG GCTTGATTCCTGACAAAGAGGTGCGAGTAAGTGTGAAAGCCTTGGCTCTCAGCTGTGTTGGAGCAGCGGCAGCACTGCATCCCGAAGCCTTCTTTAACTCCCTCTATTTGGAGCCGCTGGACGGCGTTCCAGTAGTAG AGCAACAATATATTAGTGATGTCCTGGGCCTCATTGACCATGGAGACCCCCAGATTAGAGGAGCTACAGCTATCCTATGTGCAGCCATCATACAAGCTGCGCTCACCAAAACACGTTTCAATATACACACTTGGCTGGCCAGTGTGCAGAGTGCAACAG GTAACCCACTGTCCCTGGTGGACTTGGTGCCTTTGCTTCAGAAGACTTTGAAAGATGAATCCTCTGTCACCTGCAAGATGGCTTGCTCTGCAGTGAGG cACTGCATCACGACTATTTGCAGCAGTACCCTGAGTGAGCTTGGCCTGCAGTTGGTGATTGACCTCTTTGCGCTGAAGGACTCTTCCTATTGGCTTGTTCGCACTGAGCTCTTGGAAACTCTGGCAGAATTAGACTTCCG ATTAGTTAATTTTTTGGAGAGGAAAACTGAGACTTTACATAAAGGAGATCATCACTACACTGGG CGTCTGCGGCTGCAAGATAGAGTCCTGAATGATGTGGTCATACATCTGTTGGGAGATGACGATCCAAGAGTACGGCACGTGGCTGCCTCTGCGGTCAGCAG ACTAGTTTCCAGGTTGTTCTATGACTGTGACCAGGGCCAGGTTGACCCAGTGGTAGCAATCGCCCGAGACCAGAGTTCAGTCTATCTGCAGCTGCTTATGCATGAGACACAACCCCCATCCCAGTTCACAGTTAGCACAATCACAAG GACATACCGAGGCTACAACATGTCCAACACTATCTCTGATGTCACGTTGGAGAACAACTTGTCCAGAGTAGTTGCTGCCGTCTCGCATGCTTTGACCTCGTCTACCTCCAGAGCTCTAACT TTTGGCTGCTGTGAGGCCTTGTGCCTTCTAGCTTCAAATTTTCCGGTGGGCAATTGGAGTACAGGTTGGCACTGTGGCTATGTTAGCTCCAATAGCAACTTTTCATCCCGTTCTAGTCTTAACCGCAGTAGGGGCAGAACCCTCAG TTTATCACAGCCTAGCAGTGCTCCAGCCTCTTCAACCACCTCATCTGCACCAGATGCAGAGCGGAGGACTCTGACTGTAGGAATTGCCAACACAGTGCTCTCCTTATTGTCTTCTGCCTGGTTTCCACTGGATCTCTCTGCGCATCAGGATGCACTGTTACTTTCTGGAAACCTCATAGCTG CTGTGGCTCCTAAATGTATGCGTAATCCCTGGGTTGGGGAGGAAGAAGGCAGCAGTGGGACCAGTAGTGGAGGCCCAAGTAAGTTGGAGGAACCCTGGGCCGCGCTATCAGAACGCTCCCTGGTGGTCATGGTGGAGCAACTCTTTTCCCATCTGCTAAAGGTCCTCAACATCTGTGCCCATGTGTTGGATGATACACCACCAGGACCAGCAATGAAG GCCACTCTCCCCTCCCTGAGCAACACCCCCTCCCTCAGTCCCATTCGTAGGAAAGGCAAGGAGAAGGAGGTTGCCGAGCCCAGTGCCACCCCTATGAGCCCAAAGAAAGGCAGCGAGGCCAACACAG GTAGGCCAACAGACAGTACAGGCTCAACAACTGTAAACAAATCGACTACCCTTGGCAACTTCTACCACCTGCCTCCCTACCTCAAGCTCTATGATGTGCTCAAAGCTACGCATGCCAACTATAAG GTTACGTTGGACCTTCACAGTAGCCAAGAAAAGTTTGGAAGTTTCCTGCGCGCTACATTAGATGTTCTTTCTCAGCTGCTGGAGTTAGCCACACTTCATGACATCGGGAAG tgtGTGGAGGAAATTTTGGGCTACCTCAAGTCCTGCTTCTCCAGAGAACCAACCATGGCCACAGTTTGTGTGCAACAG CTGTTGAAGACACTATTTGGGACCAACCTGGCCTCCCAGTATGAGGGCGTGTTGAGTGGACCCAGCCGGTCCCAGGGCAAAGCTCTACGTCTTGGCTCTTCCAGCTTGCGGCCAGGACTCTACCACTACTGCTTCATGGCGCCATACACTCACTTTACCCAGGCTCTTGCTGATGCAAGCCTCCGTAACATGGTGCAGGCTGAACAGGAGCAGGATACCTCTGG aTGGTTTGATGTAATGCAAAAAGCATCCAATCAACTGAGATCCAGCATCACAAATGCAGCACGCCACAGAGGAGACAAG AATGCCATTCATAACCACATTCGACTGTTTGAGCCGTTGGTGATCAAAGCTTTGAAGCAGTATACCACCAGCACATCTGTGGCGCTGCAAAGACAAGTACTGGACCTGCTCGCTCAGCTTGTGCAGCTCAGAGTCAACTACTGCCTGCTAGACTCAGACCag GTGTTTATTGGCTTTGTCCTGAAACAGTTTGAGTACATTGAAGTGGGGCAGTTCAG AGATTCAGAGGCCATCATTCCCAACATCTTTTTCTTCCTGGTGCTGCTATCTTATGAACGCTACCACTCCAAGCAGATTATCAGCATTCCCAAGATCATCCAGCTGTGTGATGGCATTATGGCAAGTGGCAGAAAAGCTGTCACACATG CCATCCCAGCCTTGCAGCCTATAGTTCACGATCTGTTTGTCTTGAGGGGCTCAAACAAAGCTGATGCAGGCAAGGAGCTGGATACACAGAAAGAAGTTGTGGTCTCCATGCTGCTAAGACTTGTGCAGTACCATCAG GTGTTGGAGATGTTCATTCTTGTACTGCAGCAGTGTCACAAAGAGAATGAAGACAAGTGGAAGAGATTATCCAGACAGATTGCAGACGTCATACTTCCCATGATTGCCAAGCAGCAG ATGCATCTGGACTCTCCAGAGGCATTAGGAGTATTAAACACTCTGTTTGAGACGGTGGCACCCTCCTCTCTCAGACCTGTTGACATGCTGCTCAAGAGTATGTTCACCATCCCAGCCACCATG GCATCTGTAGCTACAGTCCAGCTGTGGGTATCTGGTATCCTGGCAGTGCTTAGGGTACTGGTCTCGCAGTCCACTGAAGACATTGTGCTTTCCCGTGTCCATGAGCTGGCACTGTCTCCAAATCTCCTCTCTTGCCACGCTATCCGCCGCCTGCATCAGCATAGCCCCTCCCCAAACGACCCGCCTGCTGCTGACACAATCTGCAAACAGGAAACTAATGGTGAAACGCAAAAGGCTCCACCTGAGGAAACATTTGCCAG ATTCCTTCTCCAGCTTGTAGGTGTGTTGTTGGATGACATTTCAACCAGGCAGGTTAAAGTGGAGATCACTGAGCAGCAGCACACCTTCTACTGCCAGCAGCTGGGCACGCTGCTCATGTGTCTCATACACGTCTTCAAAAGTG GAATGTTTCGCAGGATCACAGCTGCAGCCAGCCGTCTCCTGAAGGGTGAGAGTGGACAGACAGCCACAGAGGCCAACCTCTTCTACCCCTTAGAAAGTCTGAATAGCATGGTACAGTGCCTCATCACCACCCACCCATCCCTGGTGCTCCTCTGGTGCCAAGTTCTTCTCATCATTAACTACACCAACTACTCTTGGTGGGCTGAGGTTCATCAGACACCCAG ACGACACAGTCTCTCATCCACAAAGCTGCTGAGCCCTCATTCCTCAGGGGAAGGTGAAGAGGACAAGCCTGAGTCCCAGTTAGCAATGGTTAACAGAGAGATTGTACGCAGGGGAGCTGTAATCCTCTTCTGTGACTATGTG TGTCAGAATCTTCATGACTCGGAGCATCTAACCTGGCTGATTGTCAATCATGTTCGTGACCTCATCAGCCTTTCCCATGAGCCGCCAGTGCAGGACTTCATCAGTGCTGTCCACCGCAACTCTGCTGCCAGTGGCCTCTTCATCCAGGCCATCCAGTCCCGCTGTGACAACCTCACTACT CCTACCATGTTGAAAAAGACCTTACAGTGTTTGGAAGGCATCCACCTTAGTCAGTCTGGATCTCTACTGATGCTATATGTTGACAAGCTTCTTAATACACCCTTTCGAGTTTTGGCTCGCATGGTGGACACACTGGCGTGTCGCAGGGTAGAGATGTTGCTGGCTGAGACCTTACAG AACAGCATAGCACAGCTTCCTGTGGAGGAACTGGATAGGATCCAAGAATACCTCCAGAACAGTGGTTTAGCTCAGAG ACATCAGAGGTTCTACTCCCTGCTGGACAGGTTCAGAGCCACTGTTGTTGACACAAGCAGCCCCACTCCTCCAGTGACATCACATCCCTTGGACGGGGATCCTCCCCCCGCTCCTGAGTTGGTCATTGCAGACAAG gAGTGGTATGTGGCTCTGGTGAAGTCTCAGTGCTGTCTCCGTGGAGATGTTTCCCTGTTGGAGACGACAGAACTTCTTACCAAACTACCTCCTGCTGATCTCTTCAGTGTCATGAGCTGCAAG gaGTTCAATCTAAGCCTTCTCTGTCCATGCTTGAGTATGGGAATGCAGCGGTTAGCACGCGGTCAGGGGTCACTTTTGTTGGAGACGGCGCTGCAGGTGACCCTGGAACAACTAGCAGGCGTCACTGGGTCACTTCCTGCACCTCACCAGTCCTTTCTGCCACCGTCTCAACCCCAGCCCTACTGGGACCAGCTGGGTGATGTGTATG ATGAACCAGGGTTCTACCCCAGAGTTTTGTCACTCTGTAGAGCACTATCTCAATACCTGCTAAGTGTGAGCCAGCTCCCTTCTTCACTACATATTCCCTCAGACAAGGAGCACCTCATCACCACCTTCACCTGCACTGCCACTGAG GTTGTAGTGTGGCGTCTGCTCCAGGACCGGCTGCCCCTGAGCGTGGACTTGCAGTGGGCACTTTCTTCCCTGTGTCTGGCGTTGCAGCAGCCCTGCGTCTGGAACAAGCTCTCCACCCCAGAGTACACCACCCATACCTGCTCCCTCATTTACTGCCTTCGCCTTATTATTGTTGCAG TGGCTGTGAGTCCCGGTGACCAGCTGCTGCatcaagagaaaaaaatggcaaaaggagaaaaagatgATGGAGACCAAGTGGATGCAGCGCATGCTGACC ACATGTGTGAGTGGCAAGCATGTGAGATCATGGCTGAGCTGGTGGAGGGTCTGCCGAGCATCCTTTCCCTTGGTCATCGTAGAAACTCCATTTTACCCACTTTTCTCACACCAACATTGCGCAACATTGTTATCAGTCTGTCTCGGCTTCCTCTGGTCAACAGCTACACCCGAGTACCTCCACTG GTTTGGAAACTGGGCTGGTCCCCTCAGCCAGGAGGAGAGTTCGGCACAACGCTGCCTGAGATCCCCGTGGACTTCCTTCAGGAAAAGGATGTCTTCAGAGAGTTTCTTTACCGTATCAATACATTGG GTTGGAGCAGCAGGACTCAATTTGAGGAGACCTGGGCTACTCTACTAGGGGTGCTGGTCACCCAACCCATCACTAAAGACCAGGAGGAGGACCCGCAACAGGAG GAGGACTTGGAGCGTACCCAGTTGAATGTGTTAGCAGTGCAAGCCATCACCAGCCTGGTGCTGAGTGCCATGACCCTTCCCACTCCTGGCAACCCAGCAGTTAGCTGTCTGGAACAGCAGCCTCGCAACAAGAGCCTAAAAGCCCTGGAAACACG GTTTGGAAGGAAACTTGCAGTGATTAGAGGTGAGGTGGAGAGAGAGATTCAAGCGCTTGTGTCAAAAAGGGACAACGTCCATACATACCACCCATACCATGCCTGGGATCCTGTGCCCTCACTATCAGCAGCTTCTCCAG CAGGTACGCTGATCAGCCATGAGAAACTGCTCCTTCAGATCaacacagagagggagatgggcAACATGGAATACAAACTGGGGCAG GTCTCCATCCATTCAGTGTGGTTGGGTAACAACATCACGCCTCTCAGGGAGGAAGAGTGGGGTGAGGATGAAGAAGATGAGGCAGACACTCCGGCGCCCACCTCCCCACCTTTATCTCCTATAAACTCTAG AAAACACCGTGCAGGCGTGGATATTCATTCATGTTCTCAGTTTCTCCTGGAGCTCTACAGCCAGTGGCTGATCCCTAGCTCTCCAAGTAACAGGAGAACCCCAACCATCCTCGTCAGTGAAGTGGTCCGATCG CTGCTGGCAGTGTCAGATCTGTTCACAGAAAGGAATCAGTTTGATATGATGTTCTCCACCCTGATGGAGCTGCAGAAGCACCATCCACCCGAGGATGAGATCTTGAATCAGTACCTTGTGCCGGCCATCTGCAAGGCAGCAGCTGTTTTGGGCATG GACAAGGTAATAGCCGAGCCCGTGTGTCGCCTTTTGGAGACGACCCTGCGCAGCACTCACCTTCCCAGCCGCATGGGAGCCCTGCATGGGGTGCTGTATGTGTTGGAATGTGACCTTCTGGATGACACAGCTAAACAGCTCATCCCCACAGTCTCTGAGTACCTTCTATCCAACCTCAAGGCTGTTGCTCA CTGTGTGAACCTGCATAACCAGCAGCATGTGTTGGTGATGTGTGCAGTGGCTTTCTACATGATGGAGAACTACCCTTTAGATGTGGGAGCTGAATTTATGGCTGGAATAATACag TTATGTGGCGTGATGGTGTCAGCCAGCGAGGACTCCACTCCCTCCATCATCTATCACTGCGTGCTTCGTGGTCTTGAGCGCCTCCTTCTGTCAGAGCAGTTGTCACGGATGGACGGAGAAGCGCTGGTCAAACTCAGCGTGGATAGAGTCAACATGCCATCTCCACACAGAGCCATGGCCGCTCTGGGCCTCATGCTTACCTGCATGTATACTG CTGTGCTTACGTCGGGTTCAGACGTGACAGGGGTTAGAGGTCAGGTTGACTCTGCTGTATCGGAGGCGGTGGGCGTCACGGCGGGTCATGTTGGTTTCTCTTCAGGCAAGGAGAAAGCCAGTCCTGCCAGCCGCCCCGCCCATTCTGACCCTCAGGCCCCAGACAGCGAGTCAATCATTGTTGCCATGGAGAGGGTCTCTGTGCTCTTTGACAG gATTAGGAAGGGTTTACCCAGTGAGGCTCGTGTGGTGTCCAGGATTCTGCCACAGTTTCTGGATGACTTCTTTCCGCCACAGGACGTCATGAACAAGGTCATCGGAGAGTTCCTGTCTAATCAGCAGCCTTATCCGCAATTCATGGCGACAGTCGTCTACAAG GTTTTCCAGACACTCCACGCTACAGGCCAGTCTTCTATGGTGCGAGACTGGGTGCTCCTGTCATTGTCCAACTTCACTCAGAGGACACCAGTGGCCATGGCCATGTGGAGCCTCTCCTGCTTCTTTGTGTCTGCTTCCACCTCCCAGTGGATCTCAGCACT